Sequence from the Bacillota bacterium genome:
TCTTTGACATCGATATCTCCAGGAAATCAGGCACGACCCGACAGTTCATACGGACCGCCGAGGACCTCGGGAAGATCATAGACGTCTCAGACGGACGGCCAAAATCGTTTGTGGTGGCAGAGGGGAAAGTATACCTGTCTCCCATATCCCCTCTCACCCTCAAGAAACGCGGCGGATCCGTCTCGGCCCTCGACGAGAGCGAGTAGAGCATCAGGCGGACATCTGGGTTTTTGGTGTATAATGAGGTAGGCA
This genomic interval carries:
- a CDS encoding DUF370 domain-containing protein, which gives rise to MFLHLGRDVVIPASEVVAIFDIDISRKSGTTRQFIRTAEDLGKIIDVSDGRPKSFVVAEGKVYLSPISPLTLKKRGGSVSALDESE